In Polyodon spathula isolate WHYD16114869_AA chromosome 11, ASM1765450v1, whole genome shotgun sequence, one genomic interval encodes:
- the LOC121322964 gene encoding extracellular calcium-sensing receptor-like, translated as MGNSGGAVLFLYCALSLWVHSCMSGNPVCRLAKYSVPGMFQNGDIMIGGIFPVHRTDEFKDLPFTKEPAPLVCDKRFDLRSYKWIQAMMFAVDEINDSHELLPNVKLGYAVYDTCDSIAKALEGTFALVTGEDNYIPNYRCHLNSSLAAVIGESSSTISIAMARILGIYQYPQISYFSSIPILSDKQQFPSFLRTIPSDTFQSKAFAYLVKYFGWKWVGTLAEDIEYGTQGVQLFKEEVKKLGICIAFAEKIPVVYSRQKYVRIVETIKKSTAKAIVVFSGETNMIPLVEEIERQNVTGITWLASEAWSTTTYIANKEQYKYFEGALGFGIMKGNIPGFDKFIFKLQPLNAPHDIYLKEFWENVFGCTWSNQGTKPRCTGEESLLESNNTFLDMSELRITCNVYNAVYAIAHALHKLQSCQVGKGPFAKGACAKANDFEPWQLLHYVKKVQFIDKTGNEQYFDENGDIVPKYDILNWQTAADGSVVLKTVGRYDGSELGQELKIDEQAIIWNGKKKEPPVSVCSQSCPPGTRQSIQPGQPVCCFNCITCPDGEISNGTDFTNCIKCPADYWSNSKKDECVAREIEFLSFGELLGVVLTVFAVLGACLTFSVIGIFIKNMNTPIVRANNLELSFLLLFSLVLCFLCALTFIGEPTVELCILRRTGFAVSFALCISCILVKTIVVLLAFKMTVPNQNVMKHFRIVHQHMTVATATLIQIVICLAFMLSSPPSVWKNREAVIAKIILECHEGSELTLFCILGYIGFLAIIDFALAFLARNLPDNFNEAKFITFSLLVFVVVWISFIPGYISTKGKYLVAVEIFAILSSSFGLLACIFFPKCYIIMLRPELNTKNNLMGRPKKL; from the exons ATGGGTAACAGTGGCGGGGCAGTCCTATTTCTGTACTGTGCGCTGAGCCTCTGGGTTCATTCCTGCATGTCTGGTAACCCCGTGTGCAGACTTGCAAAGTATTCTGTACCTGGAATGTTTCAAAATGGGGATATCATGATAGGAGGAATATTTCCTGTTCATCGTACCGATGAATTCAAAGATTTACCTTtcacaaaagagccagctccacTGGTGTGTGATAAGCG TTTTGATCTCAGGAGTTACAAATGGATCCAGGCCATGATGTTTGCAGTGGACGAGATCAATGACAGCCATGAGCTGCTTCCCAATGTGAAGTTAGGCTATGCTGTCTATGACACTTGTGACAGCATTGCCAAGGCTCTAGAGGGGACCTTTGCCCTTGTGACTGGAGAGGACAACTACATCCCAAATTACAGATGCCATTTGAACTCGTCTTTAGCTGCAGTGATAGGAGAGTCATCCTCAACCATCTCCATAGCCATGGCCAGGATTTTGGGAATTTATCAGTATCCTCAG atCAGCTACTTTTCCTCCATCCCTATCCTCAGTGATAAGCAACAGTTCCCGTCGTTTCTGCGCACCATTCCCAGTGACACTTTCCAGTCCAAGGCCTTTGCTTACCTGGTTAAATACTTTGGCTGGAAGTGGGTAGGCACCCTGGCTGAAGACATTGAATATGGCACACAGGGAGTGCAGCTGTTCAAAGAAGAGGTGAAGAAGTTGGGCATCTGCATTGCCTTCGCTGAAAAAATCCCTGTTGTTTACTCACGACAGAAGTACGTGCGGATCGTGGAGACCATCAAGAAATCAACAGCAAAGGCGATTGTGGTCTTTTCTGGAGAGACCAACATGATCCCTTTAGTTGAAGAGATTGAAAGGCAGAATGTAACAGGCATAACTTGGCTTGCGAGTGAGGCTTGGAGCACAACAACATACATTGCGAACAAAGAGCAGTACAAGTATTTCGAGGGAGCCTTGGGTTTTGGAATCATGAAGGGAAACATCCCTGGCTTCGataaatttatttttaagctCCAGCCACTAAACGCCCCACATGACATTTATTTAAAGGAGTTCTGGGAGAATGTGTTTGGATGCACGTGGTCAAACCAGGGAACGAAGCCCCGCTGCACTGGAGAGGAAAGCCTGCTGGAGTCGAACAACACATTCTTAGACATGTCGGAGCTCAGAATCACATGCAATGTTTATAATGCAGTGTACGCTATTGCTCATGCACTGCACAAGCTACAGTCCTGTCAAGTTGGGAAAGGTCCATTTGCTAAAGGAGCTTGTGCAAAAGCTAATGACTTTGAGCCCTGGCAG cTGCTGCATTATGTGAAGAAGGTGCAGTTTATTGACAAAACAGGGAATGAACAGTACTTTGATGAAAATGGTGACATTGTCCCCAAGTATGATATCCTGAACTGGCAGACAGCTGCTGACGGCTCTGTAGTGCTGAAAACAGTGGGAAGATACGACGGCAGTGAACTTGGCCAGGAGCTGAAAATCGATGAGCAAGCCATTATCTGGAATGGTAAAAAGAAAGAG CCCCCGGTTTCAGTATGCAGTCAGAGCTGCCCTCCTGGAACAAGGCAGAGTATTCAGCCTGGGCAGCCTGTCTGCTGCTTTAACTGCATCACCTGCCCTGATGGGGAAATATCAAATGGGACAG ATTTCACCAACTGCATCAAGTGTCCTGCAGATTACTGGTCCAACAGCAAGAAGGACGAGTGCGTGGCCCGGGAGATTGAATTCCTGTCATTTGGAGAGTTGCTGGGTGTAGTCCTGACAGTGTTTGCGGTGCTTGGCGCTTGCCTGACGTTTTCAGTCATCGGGATATTCATAAAGAACATGAACACTCCCATTGTCCGAGCTAACAACCTGGAGCTCAGTTTCCTGCTGCTGTTTTCTCTGGTGCTGTGCTTTCTGTGTGCTCTGACTTTCATTGGGGAGCCCACAGTGGAGCTGTGCATACTCCGTCGAACAGGATTCGCCGTCAGCTTCGCACTCTGCATTTCTTGCATCCTCGTGAAAACCATTGTGGTGCTCCTCGCCTTTAAGATGACCGTGCCCAACCAAAATGTCATGAAACACTTCAGAATAGTGCATCAGCATATGACTGTGGCCACTGCAACCTTAATCCAGATTGTTATCTGTTTAGCTTTCATGTTATCCTCTCCACCATCTGTATGGAAAAACAGAGAGGCAGTGATTGCTAAGATTATTCTTGAGTGCCATGAGGGCTCGGAGCTGACTCTCTTCTGCATTCTAGGCTACATTGGATTCTTGGCCATCATTGACTTTGCTCTGGCCTTCCTTGCCAGAAACCTCCCAGACAATTTCAATGAAGCTAAATTCATCACCTTCAGTCTGCTGGTGTTTGTGGTGGTGTGGATATCCTTCATCCCAGGCTACATCAGCACCAAAGGGAAGTACCTGGTAGCAGTCGAGATATTTGCCATTCTCTCCTCCAGCTTTGGGCTGCTTGCCTGCATCTTCTTTCCCAAGTGTTATATTATTATGCTGAGGCCTGAGTTGAATACTAAGAATAACCTAATGGGGCGTCCCAAAAAGCTGTAA